A single Mercenaria mercenaria strain notata chromosome 9, MADL_Memer_1, whole genome shotgun sequence DNA region contains:
- the LOC128559680 gene encoding interferon-induced protein 44-like isoform X2, whose amino-acid sequence MFLFRPIYNQVSGLYYDPWRIPDACTLWQWKEEYRRIKFPGLFDSFTVGDVKGLTKEVGASSNLLEDLKLLIKGHIKPGYKFDATKPIATDDSFYIDNPNTAYMIHGVIIVFDITETYEIHAAHLNDIKDLTKKLHEMNIPISVMLTKADKLCRRVAENVEYIYHSKKVLTAVITVEKALSVPKKNIHPIVNFEDEISFGWKSSLPLLVALRACLSMAKCHLYNEQQKKGNAEAEAKSK is encoded by the exons ATGTTCCTTTTTCGTCCAATCTACAATCAAG tttcagGTCTATATTATGACCCTTGGCGCATTCCTGACGCATGCACACTATGGCAATGGAAAGAAGAG TACAGACGAATAAAATTCCCCGGTCTTTTCGATAGCTTTACGGTTGGTGATGTTAAAGGTCTCACTAAAGAAGTCGGAGCTTCATCTAACTTGCTTGAAGACTTGAAACTGCTAATAAAAGGACACATAAAGCCAGGCTACAAG ttcGACGCCACGAAGCCAATTGCCACAGATGATAGTTTCTACATTGATAACCCCAATACAGCTTATATGATTCATGGTGTTATCATAGTATTTGATATCACTGAAACCTATGAGATACACGCGGCTCACTTAAATGATATAAAAGATCTTACAAAAAAACTACACGAAATga ATATTCCAATTTCCGTGATGTTGACAAAGGCTGACAAATTATGTCGCAGAGTTGCTGAAAATGTAGAGTACATTTACCACAGTAAGAAAGTACTCACTGCTGTTATAACCGTAGAAAAGGCGTTAAGCGTTCCGAAGAAAAATATACACCCTATTGTCAATTTCGAGGATGAAATTTCATTTGGATGGAAGTCTAGCTTGCCATTACTTGTTGCACTTAGGGCGTGCCTTAGTATGGCAAAATGTCACCTCTATAATGAACAGCAGAAGAAAGGAAATGCGGAAGCGGAAGCCAAAAGCAAGTAG
- the LOC128559680 gene encoding interferon-induced protein 44-like isoform X1, with amino-acid sequence MFLFRPIYNQVSGLYYDPWRIPDACTLWQWKEETQKTILEEKVAKIKPLNVKACDKLNLLIIGPKAHGKSSLINAIASVSMQEKTTMSNAGSGQSSSDNVTTVYRRIKFPGLFDSFTVGDVKGLTKEVGASSNLLEDLKLLIKGHIKPGYKFDATKPIATDDSFYIDNPNTAYMIHGVIIVFDITETYEIHAAHLNDIKDLTKKLHEMNIPISVMLTKADKLCRRVAENVEYIYHSKKVLTAVITVEKALSVPKKNIHPIVNFEDEISFGWKSSLPLLVALRACLSMAKCHLYNEQQKKGNAEAEAKSK; translated from the exons ATGTTCCTTTTTCGTCCAATCTACAATCAAG tttcagGTCTATATTATGACCCTTGGCGCATTCCTGACGCATGCACACTATGGCAATGGAAAGAAGAG ACACAAAAAACGATTCTTGAGGAGAAAGTTGccaaaataaaacctttaaacgTCAAAGCTTGTGACAAACTCAATTTGTTGATAATTGGACCAAAAGCGCATGGAAAATCGTCTCTTATCAATGCAATTGCTTCTGTCAGCatgcaagaaaaaacaacaatgagCAACGCAGGGTCTGGTCAATCAAGTTCTGACAATGTGACAACAGTG TACAGACGAATAAAATTCCCCGGTCTTTTCGATAGCTTTACGGTTGGTGATGTTAAAGGTCTCACTAAAGAAGTCGGAGCTTCATCTAACTTGCTTGAAGACTTGAAACTGCTAATAAAAGGACACATAAAGCCAGGCTACAAG ttcGACGCCACGAAGCCAATTGCCACAGATGATAGTTTCTACATTGATAACCCCAATACAGCTTATATGATTCATGGTGTTATCATAGTATTTGATATCACTGAAACCTATGAGATACACGCGGCTCACTTAAATGATATAAAAGATCTTACAAAAAAACTACACGAAATga ATATTCCAATTTCCGTGATGTTGACAAAGGCTGACAAATTATGTCGCAGAGTTGCTGAAAATGTAGAGTACATTTACCACAGTAAGAAAGTACTCACTGCTGTTATAACCGTAGAAAAGGCGTTAAGCGTTCCGAAGAAAAATATACACCCTATTGTCAATTTCGAGGATGAAATTTCATTTGGATGGAAGTCTAGCTTGCCATTACTTGTTGCACTTAGGGCGTGCCTTAGTATGGCAAAATGTCACCTCTATAATGAACAGCAGAAGAAAGGAAATGCGGAAGCGGAAGCCAAAAGCAAGTAG